The following proteins are encoded in a genomic region of Reichenbachiella sp.:
- a CDS encoding dCMP deaminase family protein → MKRPDFDDIYMELAVNLAKRSHCIKRHVGAVLVKETRIISIGYNGPPAHTHNCDEEFPEKGCDRDSKGSCTLAIHAEQNAILYAVKNNASVEGSKLYVTLSPCLSCARIIFSMGISEVVYLKSYAEYKGLTSDEGIDFLEKFGVSCKKYEGEIANLTALI, encoded by the coding sequence ATGAAGAGACCTGATTTTGATGATATTTATATGGAACTGGCTGTAAACCTGGCCAAACGTTCACATTGTATCAAAAGGCATGTAGGAGCTGTATTGGTTAAAGAAACAAGGATTATATCCATAGGGTATAATGGACCTCCTGCTCATACACATAATTGTGACGAGGAATTCCCAGAAAAAGGCTGTGACAGAGACTCTAAAGGAAGCTGTACGTTGGCCATTCATGCCGAACAAAATGCCATTCTGTATGCCGTTAAAAACAATGCATCTGTAGAGGGGTCAAAATTGTATGTGACTCTTTCTCCCTGTTTATCTTGTGCAAGGATCATTTTCTCTATGGGTATTTCTGAGGTGGTTTATTTAAAATCTTATGCAGAATACAAAGGGTTGACCTCAGATGAAGGAATAGATTTCCTTGAGAAGTTTGGCGTGAGTTGTAAAAAGTACGAAGGGGAGATTGCGAATTTGACCGCTCTGATTTAG
- the ggt gene encoding gamma-glutamyltransferase, with protein sequence MNFRILLLATTLLTTHCTTPQTEQRKQGLLSQNGMVVSAHTLASEAGKEILQSGGNAFDAAVVTHFVLAVVYPQAGNIGGGGFAVFRFSNGDTGSLDFREKAPLAASTNMYLDENGEVIQGKSLTGHLAVGVPGSVDGLYNLHSKYGQLPWSTLIQPAIDLAKNGHAINETLAQELNRFKNKFLEVNQRETVYTKVNNWQKGDTLINADLAKTLSTIQTQGSEGFYSGWVAEALSKESKKGNGLITLEDLKKYKSKWRQPLVGTYKNRKIITMAPPSAGGVTLLQMLQGSEQFDFKKSGHNSTATIHQMIEIERRGYADRATYLGDPDYVEIPLDKLLSSDYNKEKFSDIDLTKATPSEHIKEGQVEVIESMETTHFSILDSEGNAVAITTTLNSYFGSKVVIEGAGFFLNNEMNDFSMKSGVPNQFGLISTTVNSIEPEKRMLSSMTPTIVENNDRIEMILGTPGGSTIITSVYQTILNMIDHNMTMQEAVDAPKFHSQWLPDKVYFEEGKFDQTVLDSLQQMGHSIQLRESLGKLECIYVYEDGTIEGAPDITRNESAAAGF encoded by the coding sequence ATGAACTTTCGCATTCTCCTTTTAGCCACTACCCTTCTAACCACCCACTGTACCACTCCTCAAACGGAACAAAGAAAGCAGGGACTACTGAGTCAAAATGGCATGGTGGTGTCTGCCCATACCTTAGCCTCGGAAGCTGGAAAAGAAATCCTTCAGTCTGGAGGTAATGCTTTTGATGCCGCAGTCGTAACCCATTTTGTGCTTGCGGTAGTTTATCCTCAAGCAGGAAATATTGGAGGTGGCGGGTTTGCCGTTTTTCGTTTTTCCAATGGAGACACTGGTTCCCTTGACTTCAGAGAAAAAGCTCCTTTGGCTGCAAGTACCAATATGTATCTCGACGAAAATGGAGAAGTTATTCAAGGAAAAAGTTTGACTGGTCATCTCGCAGTTGGCGTACCCGGATCAGTAGATGGTCTATATAATTTACATTCAAAATATGGCCAACTTCCTTGGTCAACTTTGATTCAACCTGCCATAGATCTAGCAAAAAATGGACATGCAATTAATGAAACATTAGCCCAAGAACTCAACCGGTTTAAGAACAAATTTCTCGAAGTAAATCAAAGAGAAACTGTCTACACCAAAGTCAATAATTGGCAAAAAGGCGATACGCTAATCAATGCTGATTTAGCCAAAACCTTGAGTACAATTCAGACCCAGGGAAGTGAAGGGTTCTACTCAGGTTGGGTAGCAGAAGCGCTATCAAAAGAAAGTAAAAAAGGCAATGGGTTAATTACGCTGGAAGACCTCAAAAAATACAAATCGAAATGGAGACAGCCGCTTGTGGGCACCTACAAAAATAGGAAAATTATTACCATGGCTCCACCTTCGGCTGGCGGTGTAACTCTCCTTCAAATGTTACAAGGATCCGAACAATTCGACTTCAAAAAATCGGGACACAACTCGACAGCTACCATCCACCAAATGATAGAGATTGAGCGACGAGGATATGCAGATCGAGCTACCTATTTGGGAGACCCAGACTATGTAGAAATTCCACTAGACAAATTGCTTAGTTCGGATTATAACAAGGAGAAATTTTCTGACATTGATCTTACAAAAGCCACTCCATCCGAGCACATAAAAGAGGGACAAGTAGAAGTAATTGAGAGCATGGAAACCACTCACTTTTCTATCCTCGATTCGGAAGGAAATGCAGTAGCTATTACCACAACTTTGAATAGTTATTTCGGATCCAAAGTTGTCATCGAAGGAGCCGGTTTTTTCCTTAATAATGAGATGAATGATTTCAGTATGAAATCTGGAGTTCCCAACCAATTTGGGTTGATCAGTACCACTGTAAATTCCATAGAGCCAGAGAAGAGAATGCTTAGTTCCATGACCCCAACGATCGTCGAAAATAATGATCGCATTGAAATGATTTTGGGCACACCCGGGGGCTCTACAATAATCACCTCTGTTTACCAAACGATACTCAATATGATAGATCACAATATGACTATGCAAGAGGCAGTAGATGCTCCAAAATTTCACAGTCAATGGCTACCTGACAAAGTGTATTTTGAGGAAGGAAAATTCGACCAAACTGTACTGGATTCCTTGCAACAAATGGGACATAGTATTCAACTCAGAGAATCACTTGGCAAACTTGAATGCATCTATGTTTACGAAGATGGAACGATAGAAGGAGCACCAGATATTACTCGCAATGAAAGTGCTGCTGCGGGATTCTAG
- a CDS encoding Hpt domain-containing protein codes for MASDKIQLPLDLSYLYEISDHDREFIYEMIMTIVKNTPDMLSDIEREGKAENWDQVGRLMHKLKPSLLLLNIDNLSAHIRELEGNAKAPRNMELIPKQIAELRELCDIILKELNDLIQSDQF; via the coding sequence ATGGCCTCAGACAAAATCCAACTCCCTTTAGATCTTTCCTACCTATACGAGATCAGCGATCATGACAGAGAATTTATTTATGAGATGATCATGACTATCGTTAAGAATACGCCAGATATGCTGAGTGATATTGAGCGTGAAGGAAAAGCAGAAAATTGGGATCAAGTAGGTAGGCTCATGCACAAACTCAAACCCTCTCTTTTGTTATTGAACATAGACAACTTATCCGCCCATATTCGTGAGCTGGAAGGCAATGCTAAGGCACCTAGAAATATGGAGTTGATACCAAAACAAATCGCAGAGCTACGAGAACTCTGCGATATCATTTTGAAAGAATTAAACGACCTGATTCAGTCAGATCAATTCTAA